One stretch of Poecilia reticulata strain Guanapo linkage group LG21, Guppy_female_1.0+MT, whole genome shotgun sequence DNA includes these proteins:
- the LOC103457211 gene encoding cysteine-rich protein 2-like has protein sequence MASKCPKCDKTVYFAEKVSSLGKDWHKFCLKCERCNKTLNPGGHAEHDGKPYCHKPCYAALFGPKGVNIGGAGSYMYDAPVNEAPAAVSMATLGNPEEEKRATRGPVKAASFSSFSGGPNICPRCNKTVYFAEKVSSLGKNWHRPCLRCERCSKTLAPGSHAEHDGQPYCHKPCYAVLFGPKGVNTGGVGSYIYDEPEAEAQP, from the exons ATGGCGTCAAAGTGTCCAAAATGCGACAAGACGGTGTATTTCG CGGAGAAGGTTTCCTCTCTGGGAAAAGACTGGCATAAATTCTGCCTGAAATGTGAGCGCTGCAACAAGACGCTGAACCCCGGCGGCCATGCTGAG CATGATGGGAAACCGTATTGCCACAAGCCCTGCTACGCTGCCCTCTTTGGACCAAAAG GTGTGAACATCGGCGGAGCTGGCTCCTACATGTACGACGCTCCTGTCAACGAGGCCCCGGCagccgtttccatggcaacacttgGCAATccggaggaggagaaaagagcCACGCGGGGACCAGTGAAGG CTGCGAGCTTTTCGTCTTTCTCTGGCGGACCAAACATCTGCCCCAGATGCAACAAGACGGTGTACTTTG CTGAGAAGGTGTCGTCTCTGGGGAAGAACTGGCACCGGCCCTGCCTTCGCTGTGAGAGGTGCAGCAAGACTCTGGCTCCGGGCAGCCATGCAGAG CATGATGGACAGCCGTACTGCCACAAACCCTGCTACGCTGTGCTGTTTGGACCCAAAG GTGTGAACACCGGCGGCGTGGGCAGCTACATCTACGACGAACCTGAAGCCGAAGCTCAGCCTTAA
- the LOC103457210 gene encoding proline-rich nuclear receptor coactivator 1-like, with protein MLDGTPANGDEANIGNVENNNPIPSCKAKQALLKKGSRKPLLHHQKPPRHCPNIRLSDLNNAASTAILTASSGHRHSAQSAAGNQTVLTLHHVKQGAKKEVLKPKGVQAPRLLPRLDQLAHNVNTRSHKPKQSQSPAASPAAKKNDSRSPKKPSSSVEPKKPLNASNNVTIPTGPTAEAEYLKDFEKIYAGAKFSEPPSPSVLPKPPSHWVGEDGPQQNSQSREQMSVHLKSLLKVQD; from the exons ATGTTGGACGGAACTCCTGCGAACGGTGACGAAGCCAATATCGGCAACGTTGAAAACAACAACCCGATACCGAGCTGTAAGGCGAAGCAAGCGCTGCTGAAGAAGGGAAGCAGGAAGCCGCTGCTGCATCACCAGAAACCCCCGAGACACTGCCCGAACATCCGGCTGTCCGACCTCAACAACGCCGCCTCCACCGCCATCCTGACGGCCTCATCGGGGCACAGACACTCGGCCCAGTCCGCGGCTGGGAACCAGACGGTGCTGACCCTCCATCATGTCAAACAAGGAGCTAAAAAAGAG gtgCTGAAGCCTAAAGGTGTCCAGGCGCCCCGTCTCCTCCCCCGACTCGATCAGCTCGCCCACAATGTGAACACCAGGAGCCACAAACCCAAACAGAGCCAGTCGCCCGCCGCTTCCCCCGCCGCTAAAAAGAACGACAGCCGCTCTCCCAAGAAGCCTTCGTCTTCCGTCGAACCCAAGAAACCCCTGAACGCCTCAAACAACGTCACCATCCCAACCGGCCCCACTGCCGAAGCCGAATACCTCAAAGATTTTGAAAAGATTTACGCCGGGGCGAAGTTCAGCGAGCCGCCGTCGCCCAGCGTGTTGCCCAAGCCGCCCAGCCACTGGGTCGGAGAGGACGGGCCGCAGCAGAACAGCCAGAGCCGCGAGCAGATGAGCGTTCACCTCAAGTCTCTGCTGAAGGTTCAGGACTGA
- the LOC103457208 gene encoding uncharacterized protein LOC103457208: protein MRKYHLEQEVQRTFKKLLVPDLVGTRTMHRTTAELKWIKVDLFLILGLQFTVSTSGSSVFMRSGDNMVLSCQDVIKGQINCNGTTWVYSTTSSSVELVXLGXVKNDQSKSNRLSVAANCSLVIRSITVEDAGYYYCQQYKSGNESIKHIXVHQSGVSLSVVHMSKRKVTDVVTLTCSVETRGQCGYRVKWLHVCSTGNIDLINCTTRRSGCSAAVCFIQDSYTQSCEFKCEVTDGETKQIFNFNHQSTGDKPGKTTCSPTRKPGDTTSSVPATKHEKVPDEGFLSGAPYVAAAVVLVALLIVAGIIIRWRTKRNTKQVHVYSEVNPTVPVSSTALETSRDDVEPEDGVYYSTISETPVRFNVVGEGDDMTYCTVAAPGPPAAAFTDPSSLYSLLTAPGQ from the exons ATGAGGAAGTATCACCTCGAACAGGAAGTACAGAGGACCTTCAAAAAGCTGCTTGTACCAGATTTAGTCGGAACAAGAACGATGCATCGAACTACGGCTGAACTAAAATGGattaaagttgatttatttctgatCCTGGGGCTTCAGTTTACTG tGAGTACAAGTGGATCATCTGTTTTCATGAGATCTGGAGATAACATGGTTTTGTCTTGCCAAGATGTGATAAAAGGTCAGATAAACTGTAATGGTACCACATGGGTCTACAGTACAACCAGCAGCTCAGTAGAACTGGTTRAACTGGGAAAKGTTAAGAATGATCAGAGTAAATCTAACAGACTGAGTGTTGCAGCAAATTGTTCTCTGGTAATAAGGAGCATCACAGTGGAGGATGctggttattattattgtcaacAATATAAATCTGGAAATGAATCCATTAAGCACATTCWGGTTCATCAGTCTGGAGTTTCTCTGTCTGTCGTCCACA TGAGTAAACGGAAGGTTACAGATGTGGTGACATTAACCTGCTCTGTGGAGACGCGTGGTCAGTGTGGATACAGAGTGAAATGGCTGCATGTCTGTTCTACTGGGAATATCGATTTGATCAACTGTACAACACGACGCTctggctgctctgctgcagtttgttttataCAGGATTCCTACACACAGAGCTGTGAGTTCAAGTGTGAAGTGACAGACGGTGAAACCAAACAGATCTTCAACTTCAACCATCAGTCCACAGGAGATAAACCAG GTAAAACAACATGCAGCCCAACAAGAAAACCTGGAGATACAACATCATCAGTTCCAgccacaaaacatgaaaaagttccagATGAAG GTTTCCTGTCAGGAGCTCCTTacgttgctgctgctgtggttttAGTTGCACTCTTGATAGTTGCTGGGATTATCATCAGATGGAGAACTAAAC GAAACACGAAGCAGGTGCATGTCTATTCT GAAGTGAATCCGACTGTTCCAGTATCTTCCACGGCACTGGAAACCAGCAGAGACGAC GTGGAGCCTGAAGATGGYGTCTATTACTCCACCATCAGTGAAACTCCAGTCAGGTTTAAT GTTGTTGGTGAAGGGGACGACATGACCTACTGCACTGTGGCGGCTCCCGGCCCGCCTGCTGCAGCCTTTACTGACCCCAGCAGCCTCTACTCTCTGCTCACCGCTCCAGGCCAATAG